In Pengzhenrongella sicca, a single genomic region encodes these proteins:
- a CDS encoding UBP-type zinc finger domain-containing protein: MDTPGIDPHVAPSGPGCAACEELGGWWFHLRRCAQCGLVGCCDSSPAQHASRHAREQGHPWIRSYEPGETWFYSYPDDAMSEGPELAAPLHHPVGQASPGPLGRVPDDWRQRLNR, translated from the coding sequence ATGGACACCCCAGGTATCGATCCCCACGTCGCGCCGAGCGGGCCCGGGTGCGCGGCCTGCGAGGAGCTCGGCGGTTGGTGGTTCCACCTGCGCCGATGCGCGCAGTGCGGGCTGGTCGGGTGCTGCGACTCGTCGCCGGCCCAGCACGCCAGCCGGCACGCCCGGGAGCAGGGTCATCCGTGGATCCGCTCGTACGAGCCCGGCGAGACGTGGTTCTACAGCTACCCCGACGACGCGATGTCCGAGGGGCCTGAGCTCGCCGCGCCGCTGCACCACCCGGTTGGTCAGGCGTCGCCGGGACCGCTGGGGCGCGTGCCCGACGACTGGCGCCAGCGCCTGAACCGGTGA
- a CDS encoding nitrite/sulfite reductase: MTLPSTPARASRPNGQWAVDGHAPLNPNEVVKAADNGLNVRDRIENVYAAGGFDSIPADDLRGRLRWWGLYTQRKPGIDGGRTATLEPHELEDRYFMLRVRIDGGALTTEQLRTIGAISTEFGRGTADITDRQNIQIHWIRVEDVPEIWRRLEAVGLSTTETAGDVPRVILGSPVAGIAADEILDPTWAIGEIARRYLGDPELANLPRKFKTAITGHPSQDVQHQINDIAFVAVNHPELGPGFDLWVGGALSVAPRLGERLGAFVREEQVPDVWGAITSLFRDYGYRRLRTKARLKFLLADWGAAWFRTVLQDEFLGYELPDGPPPPRPTRAGDHVGVHAQKDGRFYVGAAPYVGRVSGPALTAVAELADAAGSHRIRLTPYQKLLVLDVPADQVAAVVTGLRAHGLEAEPSPFRQSTIACTGIEFCKFAIVETKATAIRAIDSLDERLMDQPGLAPISLHINGCPNSCARIQTADIGLKGQLVMDDDGAQVPGYQVHLGGGLASPDRDEAGLGRTVRGLKVTADGVPEYVERVVRRYVADRESTPTGVEPFGAWAHRAAEEALL, translated from the coding sequence ATGACCCTGCCCAGCACCCCCGCGCGCGCGTCCCGGCCGAATGGCCAGTGGGCGGTCGACGGCCACGCACCCCTGAACCCGAACGAGGTGGTCAAGGCCGCCGACAACGGCCTGAACGTCCGGGACCGGATCGAGAACGTCTACGCCGCGGGCGGCTTCGACTCGATCCCGGCCGACGACCTGCGGGGTCGGCTGCGCTGGTGGGGCCTGTACACGCAGCGCAAGCCGGGGATCGACGGCGGGCGGACCGCGACGCTCGAGCCGCACGAGCTCGAGGACCGGTACTTCATGCTCCGGGTCCGGATCGACGGCGGCGCGCTGACCACCGAGCAGCTGCGCACGATCGGGGCGATCTCGACCGAGTTCGGCCGCGGCACCGCCGACATCACCGACCGGCAGAACATCCAGATCCACTGGATCCGGGTCGAGGACGTGCCCGAGATCTGGCGCCGCCTCGAGGCCGTCGGCCTGAGCACCACCGAGACGGCGGGCGACGTGCCGCGCGTGATCCTGGGCAGCCCGGTCGCGGGCATCGCCGCCGACGAGATCCTCGACCCCACCTGGGCGATCGGGGAGATCGCCCGCCGCTACCTCGGCGACCCCGAGCTCGCCAACCTCCCCCGCAAGTTCAAGACGGCGATCACCGGCCACCCGAGCCAGGACGTCCAGCACCAGATCAACGACATCGCCTTCGTGGCCGTGAACCATCCCGAGCTCGGCCCGGGCTTCGACCTGTGGGTGGGTGGCGCGCTGAGCGTCGCCCCGCGCCTGGGCGAGCGGCTCGGCGCGTTCGTGCGCGAGGAGCAGGTCCCGGACGTCTGGGGCGCGATCACCTCCCTGTTTCGCGACTACGGCTACCGGCGGCTGCGCACCAAGGCGCGGCTGAAGTTCCTGCTCGCCGACTGGGGCGCCGCGTGGTTCCGCACCGTGCTGCAGGACGAGTTCCTCGGGTACGAGCTGCCAGACGGTCCCCCGCCGCCGCGACCGACGCGCGCGGGCGACCACGTCGGGGTGCACGCGCAGAAGGACGGCCGGTTCTACGTCGGGGCCGCGCCCTACGTCGGCCGCGTGTCCGGACCGGCGCTGACCGCCGTGGCCGAGCTCGCCGACGCCGCCGGGTCGCACCGCATCCGGCTGACGCCCTACCAGAAGCTCCTCGTCCTGGACGTGCCCGCCGACCAGGTCGCCGCCGTCGTCACGGGGCTGCGAGCGCACGGGCTCGAGGCCGAGCCGAGCCCGTTCCGGCAGTCCACGATCGCGTGCACGGGCATCGAGTTCTGCAAGTTCGCGATCGTCGAGACCAAAGCGACCGCGATCCGCGCGATCGACTCGCTCGACGAGCGCCTGATGGACCAGCCGGGCCTCGCCCCGATCAGCCTGCACATCAACGGGTGCCCGAACTCGTGCGCGCGCATCCAGACCGCGGACATCGGCCTCAAGGGCCAGCTGGTCATGGACGACGACGGCGCGCAGGTGCCCGGCTACCAGGTGCACCTGGGCGGCGGGCTCGCCTCGCCGGACCGCGACGAGGCCGGGCTCGGGCGCACCGTGCGCGGCCTCAAGGTCACCGCCGACGGCGTGCCCGAGTACGTCGAGCGCGTCGTGCGCCGCTACGTCGCCGACCGCGAGAGCACCCCGACCGGCGTCGAGCCGTTCGGGGCCTGGGCGCATCGCGCGGCGGAGGAGGCCCTGCTCTGA
- a CDS encoding DUF4287 domain-containing protein, with product MSTPEQAAAAQLRNIEQATGRSVADWAAAASAAGLERHGEILAWLKAEHGLTHGNANGLALAVRAAAAGGPASPDALLDAQYAKGKAALRPICDLVVATARGLGDDVSVVVQKSAVSLRRGRQFALVEAPSAARVRLGFNLKGAEPAGRVVATTGMCTHSVDLTGPANVDDEVRAWLTRAYDARA from the coding sequence ATGTCCACTCCCGAGCAAGCCGCCGCCGCGCAGCTGCGCAACATCGAGCAGGCGACCGGGCGCAGCGTCGCCGACTGGGCCGCCGCGGCCTCCGCCGCCGGCCTCGAACGACACGGCGAGATCCTCGCCTGGCTCAAGGCGGAACACGGCCTGACGCACGGCAACGCGAACGGGCTCGCGCTCGCCGTGCGGGCCGCCGCGGCCGGCGGGCCCGCGTCGCCGGACGCCCTCCTGGACGCGCAGTACGCCAAGGGCAAGGCGGCGCTGCGACCGATCTGCGACCTGGTCGTCGCGACCGCGCGCGGCCTGGGTGACGACGTGAGCGTCGTCGTGCAGAAGTCGGCCGTGAGCCTGCGTCGGGGCAGACAGTTCGCGCTGGTCGAGGCGCCGTCGGCGGCCCGGGTCCGCCTCGGCTTCAACCTCAAAGGAGCCGAGCCCGCGGGTCGGGTCGTCGCGACCACCGGGATGTGCACGCACTCGGTCGATCTGACGGGCCCCGCGAACGTCGACGACGAGGTCCGCGCTTGGCTCACGCGCGCGTACGACGCGCGGGCGTAG
- a CDS encoding FAD-binding oxidoreductase, with product MTTVQTAPNAATPDDLRRRLAGRVIDPGDPDYDTLRAMPTGGVDARPAMIARPVSDADVAEVIRFARASGLALAVRSGGHSGAAHSTAEGGLVLDLRDLTAVEIDPGDRTVWAEAGLTARELTAAVAAHGLVIGFGDTGSVGISGITLGGGVGFLSRLHGLTIDNLIAADVVTADGRVLRVHEHAHPELFWALRGGGGNFGVVTRFRYRLRALTDVVGGMLLLPATAQTVAGFVAAAQAAPRELTTIANVMPCPPLPFVPAEQHGQLVLMGLLCFAGSAADAEWALAPFRTLADPLADLLRPQPYPELFGPEPDGPRPTAVVRTMFVDEVGPERAATVVDRLRTSDAAMRVAQFRVLGGAIAQVGAGDTAYAHRSSQIMVNVAAVYDGATERAARTAWVQEVAGQLDQGDPGAYVNFLGDEGPDRVRAAYPGSTWDRLAAVKATYDPTNLFRRNQNVPPPTSEPGD from the coding sequence ATGACCACCGTCCAGACGGCACCGAACGCCGCGACCCCCGACGACCTCCGCCGGCGCCTCGCCGGCCGGGTGATCGACCCCGGCGACCCCGACTACGACACGCTTCGCGCGATGCCGACGGGCGGTGTCGACGCGCGACCGGCGATGATCGCGAGGCCCGTGAGCGACGCCGACGTCGCGGAGGTCATCCGGTTCGCCCGCGCGTCCGGCCTCGCCCTTGCCGTCCGCAGCGGCGGGCACAGCGGCGCCGCCCACAGCACCGCCGAGGGCGGCCTCGTCCTCGACCTGCGGGACCTGACGGCCGTCGAGATCGATCCGGGCGACCGGACGGTCTGGGCGGAGGCGGGCCTCACCGCGCGCGAGCTGACGGCAGCGGTCGCGGCGCACGGGCTCGTCATCGGGTTCGGCGATACCGGCTCGGTCGGAATCTCGGGGATCACGCTCGGTGGCGGGGTCGGGTTCCTCTCGCGCCTGCACGGCCTGACGATCGACAACCTGATCGCGGCCGACGTCGTGACCGCCGACGGCCGGGTGCTCCGGGTGCACGAGCACGCGCACCCCGAGCTCTTCTGGGCGCTGCGCGGCGGCGGCGGCAACTTCGGGGTCGTGACGCGGTTCCGTTACCGGCTGCGCGCGCTCACCGACGTCGTCGGCGGGATGCTCCTGCTGCCCGCGACGGCGCAGACGGTCGCCGGGTTCGTCGCCGCGGCGCAGGCCGCGCCGCGAGAGCTGACCACGATCGCCAACGTGATGCCGTGCCCTCCGCTGCCATTCGTGCCGGCCGAGCAGCATGGCCAGCTGGTCCTGATGGGGCTGCTCTGCTTCGCCGGGAGCGCCGCCGACGCCGAGTGGGCGCTCGCGCCGTTCCGCACGCTCGCCGACCCGCTGGCCGACCTGCTGCGTCCGCAGCCGTACCCCGAGCTGTTCGGGCCGGAACCGGACGGCCCCCGCCCGACCGCCGTCGTCCGGACGATGTTCGTCGACGAGGTCGGGCCCGAGCGCGCGGCGACGGTGGTCGACCGCCTGCGGACGAGCGACGCCGCGATGCGGGTCGCGCAGTTCCGCGTGCTCGGGGGAGCGATCGCCCAGGTCGGCGCGGGGGACACCGCCTATGCGCACCGGTCGAGCCAGATCATGGTGAATGTCGCCGCGGTCTACGACGGCGCGACCGAGCGCGCCGCGCGCACCGCGTGGGTCCAGGAGGTCGCCGGCCAGCTCGACCAGGGCGACCCCGGGGCGTACGTGAACTTCCTCGGCGACGAGGGACCGGACCGGGTGCGGGCCGCGTATCCGGGCAGCACGTGGGACCGGCTGGCGGCTGTGAAGGCGACCTACGATCCGACGAACCTCTTCCGGCGCAACCAGAACGTCCCGCCGCCCACGTCCGAACCGGGCGACTGA
- a CDS encoding BldC family transcriptional regulator yields MHKSTLNVTPLLTPGEVATMFRVDPKTVTRWANSGKITAVRTLGGHRRFLEEEVRELLEAVPTQRR; encoded by the coding sequence ATGCACAAGTCCACGTTGAACGTCACCCCGCTGCTCACGCCGGGCGAGGTGGCCACGATGTTCCGGGTCGACCCCAAGACCGTCACCCGCTGGGCCAACAGCGGCAAGATCACCGCGGTGAGGACGCTCGGCGGGCACCGCCGCTTCCTCGAAGAAGAAGTCCGGGAGCTGCTCGAGGCCGTTCCGACCCAGCGGCGCTGA
- a CDS encoding YchJ family protein: MTAQRCPCLSGLSYAECCEPLHRAERAAPTAERLMRSRFSAFAVGDAGYLRRTWHRSTRPPTLTLDAGVRWYRLDVLATVRGGSADADGTVEFSAFYRSADGAGVQHEVSRFVRAAGEWVYLDAIG; the protein is encoded by the coding sequence GTGACCGCCCAGCGCTGCCCGTGCCTGAGCGGGCTGAGTTACGCCGAGTGCTGCGAGCCGCTGCATCGGGCCGAGCGGGCGGCGCCGACCGCCGAGCGGCTCATGCGGTCCCGGTTCAGCGCGTTCGCCGTCGGCGACGCCGGCTACCTCCGGCGCACCTGGCACCGCTCGACCCGCCCGCCGACCCTGACCCTCGACGCGGGCGTGCGGTGGTACCGGCTGGACGTCCTGGCCACCGTGCGCGGGGGCTCCGCCGACGCCGACGGCACGGTCGAGTTCAGCGCGTTCTACCGCTCCGCCGACGGTGCAGGAGTTCAGCACGAGGTGAGCCGCTTCGTGCGCGCCGCCGGGGAGTGGGTCTACCTGGACGCGATCGGCTGA
- a CDS encoding nuclear transport factor 2 family protein codes for MNHETVMAWVAAYERSWRDQDDAGVGELFSDEASYLLSPYEPPLVGLAAIRDFWVDTEGDEFTLSAEVVAVDGAVAVVRALVRYGGDSPQEYTDLWVLRFASDGRVEHFEEWAYWPGKSYTAETADVGADADATSDTGPDSND; via the coding sequence ATGAATCACGAGACGGTCATGGCCTGGGTCGCGGCGTACGAGCGGTCGTGGCGCGACCAGGACGACGCCGGGGTGGGCGAGCTGTTCAGCGACGAGGCGTCGTACCTGCTCTCCCCGTACGAGCCCCCGCTGGTCGGCCTCGCCGCCATCCGCGACTTCTGGGTCGACACCGAGGGCGATGAGTTCACGTTGAGCGCCGAGGTCGTCGCGGTCGACGGCGCCGTCGCCGTCGTGCGTGCGCTGGTGCGCTACGGCGGTGATTCGCCGCAGGAGTACACGGACCTCTGGGTGCTCCGGTTCGCGTCCGACGGGCGCGTCGAGCACTTCGAGGAATGGGCCTACTGGCCGGGCAAGTCGTACACGGCCGAGACCGCCGACGTCGGTGCCGACGCCGACGCCACCTCCGACACCGGCCCCGACAGCAACGACTGA
- a CDS encoding VOC family protein: MPPVSDAAAPFPTVRQVVLDGTDARALAEFYRELLGLTYRPGDERPPAGEPDPLGADWLVLEVPGGGRLAFQQVPVLPPATWPEGPRPQMLHLDLTVVSRAELDRHHASALELGARLLQDRASDPDEPLRVYADPAGHPFCLFFDQSLATVPAPKAP; this comes from the coding sequence GTGCCGCCCGTGTCCGACGCCGCCGCACCGTTCCCCACCGTGCGCCAGGTCGTGCTCGACGGCACCGACGCGCGCGCGCTCGCCGAGTTCTACCGGGAGCTGCTGGGGCTGACGTACCGCCCCGGCGACGAGCGCCCGCCCGCCGGCGAGCCGGACCCGCTCGGGGCGGACTGGCTGGTGCTGGAGGTCCCCGGGGGCGGCCGCCTCGCGTTCCAGCAGGTCCCCGTCCTGCCTCCCGCCACCTGGCCGGAGGGTCCCCGACCCCAGATGCTGCACCTCGACCTCACCGTGGTGAGCCGGGCCGAGCTCGACCGCCACCACGCCAGCGCGCTCGAGCTGGGGGCCCGGCTGCTGCAGGACCGCGCGAGCGACCCCGACGAGCCCCTGCGGGTCTACGCCGACCCCGCCGGCCATCCCTTCTGCCTCTTCTTCGACCAGTCCCTAGCCACCGTCCCCGCGCCTAAGGCGCCTTAG